A region from the Microthrixaceae bacterium genome encodes:
- a CDS encoding alpha/beta hydrolase: protein MRISSTDGVTLVLHHLGGEGPPLLVVHATGFCAAPYRHLVPVLGQRFELWGLDVRSHGDSTDSEDGEVSWKGTARDVLAAIDAIDAGPVVGLGHSMGGASLLTAELHRPGTLSAIWAFEPIVFPTEWMTNPGHNPMAEAARRRRPGFASRSEALHRYASRPPLGRFRADVLHDYVDRGFRELEDGTVTLACRPEQEAKAFDANDKTSIEELVAVGIPVRVARGGRMPEAGPAVIAGPISEALPGGELVTFDHLSHFGPFEDPDSVAEDALAFFDRVAPP from the coding sequence GTGCGCATTTCCTCCACCGACGGCGTGACCCTGGTGCTCCACCACCTCGGCGGCGAAGGGCCGCCGCTGCTGGTGGTGCACGCCACCGGCTTCTGTGCCGCCCCGTATCGCCACCTGGTGCCGGTGTTGGGTCAGCGGTTCGAGCTGTGGGGCCTCGATGTTCGCAGCCACGGCGACTCCACCGACTCCGAGGACGGTGAGGTGAGCTGGAAGGGCACGGCCCGAGACGTGCTGGCCGCCATCGACGCCATCGACGCCGGGCCCGTGGTCGGCCTCGGCCATTCGATGGGCGGAGCCAGCCTGCTCACCGCCGAGCTCCACCGGCCGGGCACGTTGTCGGCCATATGGGCGTTCGAGCCGATCGTCTTCCCGACCGAGTGGATGACCAACCCAGGCCACAACCCGATGGCCGAGGCCGCCCGTCGCCGTCGCCCCGGCTTCGCGTCCCGATCCGAGGCCCTGCACCGCTATGCCAGCCGTCCTCCGCTGGGCCGGTTCCGAGCCGACGTGCTCCACGACTACGTGGATCGCGGCTTTCGCGAGCTGGAGGACGGCACCGTCACCTTGGCCTGCCGGCCCGAGCAGGAAGCCAAGGCCTTCGACGCCAACGACAAGACCAGCATCGAAGAGTTGGTAGCGGTGGGGATCCCGGTGAGGGTGGCCCGAGGTGGACGGATGCCCGAGGCGGGGCCGGCGGTGATCGCCGGGCCCATCTCCGAAGCCCTACCCGGCGGCGAGCTGGTCACCTTCGACCACCTCAGCCACTTCGGTCCCTTCGAAGACCCCGACTCCGTGGCCGAGGACGCCTTGGCCTTCTTCGACCGGGTGGCGCCCCCGTGA
- a CDS encoding glycosyltransferase — translation MLVVASDLPVAVRSGSAQRVRAVTRALAMVADVHLHSICHRRVEGSPPWPGVVGWSTSSDPAMGPRRPVGSDTAWVRDPAGHPSDSWLDPSAAADLRVWLDAFGPDAIVLAGLSTSPYLEVAREHGVPVVLDHQNVEADLAEEIAALEDTAPRVMMRRLVAQRTVVRESSVVAAVNRVWAVSPRDGQRLTERYPISAPVDVVPNVLDELPPEPRPPSQRPTPLVLYPAAFGFAPNLDAARWLVRQFLPAVKPSIPGATLVLAGSDPPVELTEHQDRAVSVTGSIPDMSALFGAATMMPVPLRAGSGTRIKILEALAHRVPVITTAKGCAGLDVEDGIHLMVEDDLDRWAQKAIALHRYTSTSDQMTADGRRLVEQMYSLDALVSAVAHGLGQCLSSRGSTN, via the coding sequence GTGCTGGTCGTCGCTTCGGACCTGCCCGTGGCGGTGCGGAGCGGATCCGCCCAGCGGGTAAGGGCTGTGACCCGGGCCTTGGCCATGGTGGCCGATGTCCATCTGCACTCGATCTGCCATCGCCGCGTCGAAGGTTCACCGCCGTGGCCCGGAGTGGTCGGATGGTCGACGTCATCGGACCCGGCAATGGGGCCGCGGCGGCCCGTCGGGTCTGACACTGCCTGGGTCCGGGACCCCGCCGGTCATCCTTCTGATTCCTGGCTCGACCCATCGGCGGCTGCCGACCTGCGGGTCTGGCTGGACGCATTCGGGCCCGACGCAATCGTGTTGGCCGGGCTGTCGACGAGCCCGTACCTGGAGGTCGCCCGCGAACACGGCGTACCCGTGGTGCTCGACCACCAGAACGTCGAGGCCGACTTGGCCGAAGAGATCGCCGCACTGGAGGACACCGCCCCCCGGGTGATGATGCGCCGACTGGTCGCGCAGCGCACCGTCGTTCGCGAGAGTTCAGTGGTGGCGGCAGTGAACCGCGTGTGGGCGGTCAGCCCGCGGGACGGGCAGCGCCTGACCGAGCGGTATCCGATATCGGCACCGGTCGACGTGGTGCCCAACGTCCTAGACGAGCTCCCTCCCGAACCGAGGCCGCCTTCACAACGTCCCACTCCCTTGGTGCTCTACCCGGCGGCCTTCGGCTTCGCTCCGAACCTCGATGCAGCCCGCTGGCTGGTACGACAATTCCTCCCGGCCGTGAAGCCTTCGATTCCCGGCGCCACCTTGGTGCTGGCTGGGTCCGACCCGCCGGTCGAGCTCACCGAACACCAGGACCGGGCCGTCTCGGTGACCGGTTCCATCCCTGACATGTCCGCCTTGTTCGGCGCCGCAACGATGATGCCGGTTCCGCTGCGAGCCGGGAGCGGCACGCGGATCAAGATCCTCGAGGCGCTGGCGCATCGAGTCCCGGTGATCACCACGGCCAAGGGTTGCGCCGGTCTGGATGTGGAGGACGGGATCCACCTGATGGTGGAAGACGACCTCGACCGATGGGCTCAAAAGGCGATTGCATTGCACCGTTACACTTCGACATCGGACCAGATGACCGCAGACGGTCGACGTCTGGTCGAGCAGATGTATTCGTTGGATGCCCTTGTCTCTGCGGTCGCACACGGCCTGGGGCAATGCTTGAGTTCTAGGGGAAGCACAAATTGA
- a CDS encoding mechanosensitive ion channel family protein — protein MLAQIDPADAARFLEACGERPGVVCRFVFEKTDSVGGAEAADWLTGPLSQIVVVLLGAFLLNRVLRRAIKRFAARVEGSVESGKLSKLRSKTPGVFLNTGEVNLRAAARAQTIAAVLRSICTGVIWTFAVIYILGALGLNLGPIIAGAGVAGVALGFGAQSMVKDFLSGMFMLIEDQFGVGDVIDVGEASGTVEVVTLRVTRLRDQNGTVWHVPNGEIRRVGNKSQQWARAVLDVAVAPTADLEKAAAIIAEAAEEVWATDVAKPDVLDQPEVLGLEYLGPDAATIRVQGKTRPGAQWRVSRLLRVRIAEKLTEAGVELPPSTFVRPGGAAQAR, from the coding sequence GTGCTCGCCCAGATCGACCCCGCCGACGCCGCCCGTTTCCTCGAGGCGTGCGGCGAACGCCCGGGAGTGGTCTGTCGGTTCGTGTTCGAAAAGACCGATTCGGTGGGTGGGGCCGAGGCTGCAGACTGGCTGACCGGCCCGCTGTCGCAGATCGTCGTCGTCCTGCTTGGAGCGTTCCTGCTCAACCGGGTGCTGAGACGGGCAATAAAGCGGTTCGCGGCCCGGGTCGAAGGGTCGGTGGAGTCGGGCAAGCTGTCCAAGCTGCGGTCCAAGACCCCGGGGGTGTTCCTCAACACCGGTGAGGTGAACCTGCGGGCCGCGGCCCGGGCCCAGACCATCGCTGCGGTGCTGCGCAGCATCTGTACCGGGGTCATCTGGACGTTCGCGGTGATCTACATACTGGGAGCCCTGGGCCTCAACCTGGGGCCGATCATCGCTGGCGCCGGCGTTGCCGGCGTTGCTCTCGGTTTCGGGGCCCAGAGCATGGTCAAGGACTTCCTCTCAGGCATGTTCATGCTCATCGAAGACCAGTTCGGTGTCGGTGACGTGATCGACGTTGGCGAGGCATCGGGCACCGTCGAGGTCGTCACCTTGAGGGTGACCCGGCTTCGTGACCAGAACGGCACGGTGTGGCACGTCCCCAACGGCGAGATCCGTCGGGTGGGCAACAAGTCCCAACAGTGGGCCCGGGCGGTGCTGGACGTGGCCGTGGCCCCCACCGCCGACCTGGAGAAGGCGGCAGCGATCATCGCTGAGGCGGCCGAGGAGGTGTGGGCCACCGACGTGGCCAAGCCCGACGTGCTCGATCAACCCGAGGTGCTGGGTCTCGAGTATCTGGGTCCCGATGCCGCCACCATCCGGGTCCAGGGCAAGACCCGCCCCGGGGCGCAGTGGCGGGTGAGTCGCCTGTTGCGGGTCCGCATCGCCGAGAAGCTCACCGAGGCCGGCGTCGAGTTGCCGCCCTCGACCTTCGTGCGCCCAGGTGGCGCGGCCCAGGCTCGCTGA
- a CDS encoding glycosyltransferase translates to MSEPGLDLAGDRDRLAALADLAQTRLGYQDHLVSVGPTTVRLRLIGERLVDRLLPAFAQLDPEPSSDQARPPRPTVVAWDMTEVGQVLPALDLLPRPDDEPRSTYVDGDRGDTIEAWFQPLESTISLYDHASSFGYYCVRSSASLPPWESAAPLRALMRWALADQDLHLVHAAAVGDHRGALLLAARGGSGKSTSTALCAAAGMLTTGDDYVVLSPSGPGGSCPTVHSLYRTLKVNSSMLEARFPTLPSRAAGHGKRSVWIDELAPRSQGADDGGGRHRGAVGRRICAHISFPTSIGGGGHPRPRSEHGAPTPGAGRPRPRRHGAPGPSGARLHRSARPRPGSGGRGPGGTVGSGGGGIGRNGAVTYRHAQPQTVEPDPTLRPLPALVSVVIPVHDGGPLLAEAVQSVATQSLPPGVELEVIVVDDGSTDGAPAALAAQGHQVVVLNQDRAGPSAARNLGLAAANGDLVAFLDADDRWVPDKLAIQISHLRSGACDVSLGRQQVSLLHGVEHPDWVDQMPQWMPHSWRERVSGQIPLSTMVLARELFERIGPFDEGLRHGEDVDWILRATESGLCVDVVGQVVLERRIHHGNLSHDTAAMTRGMLSVLARRAARNRTEAAHDEPGLVSVSVVVPLRHHADLLGEALASVAAQGDLVGEVIVIDDGSTEVDSHTIGQICRQAGVRRARQSPRGAAAARNLGARLATGSHLLFLDADDRLASGAVAALVETMDAPDVVPGEVAALGFTEEFGDGVVAGHRHRAPLTAQVRLLGAMLVPRRRFRAIGGFDEDLGRAEGLDLVHRAVASGMTVLETDALVLHRRLHTANGGVGAGTADYLTVARRAIERNRRTPG, encoded by the coding sequence ATGTCTGAACCAGGGCTCGACCTGGCCGGTGATCGGGATCGGCTGGCTGCGCTGGCCGATCTGGCTCAGACCCGACTCGGGTACCAGGACCACCTGGTTTCGGTCGGGCCGACCACGGTTCGGCTCCGCCTCATAGGGGAGAGGTTGGTCGATCGGCTGCTGCCGGCGTTCGCCCAGCTCGATCCCGAACCCTCCTCGGACCAAGCACGGCCCCCGAGGCCGACCGTGGTCGCCTGGGACATGACCGAGGTTGGCCAGGTCCTTCCCGCCCTCGACCTCCTTCCCCGACCCGATGACGAACCTCGCTCCACCTACGTGGACGGAGATCGAGGGGACACGATCGAAGCGTGGTTCCAGCCTCTGGAATCGACCATAAGTCTGTATGACCACGCCAGCTCCTTCGGCTACTACTGCGTGCGGAGCTCGGCGTCCCTGCCGCCGTGGGAGTCGGCCGCCCCGCTGCGCGCCCTGATGCGGTGGGCGTTGGCCGACCAGGACCTACACCTGGTCCACGCCGCCGCAGTGGGCGACCACCGGGGAGCTTTGTTGCTGGCGGCCAGAGGTGGCTCGGGCAAGAGCACATCGACCGCCCTGTGCGCGGCCGCCGGGATGCTCACCACGGGAGACGACTACGTGGTCCTGAGCCCATCTGGTCCCGGTGGTTCGTGCCCAACGGTTCACTCCCTCTATCGGACCCTCAAGGTCAACAGCTCGATGCTCGAGGCTCGGTTTCCCACGTTGCCCAGTCGTGCTGCCGGTCATGGCAAGCGGTCGGTGTGGATAGACGAGTTGGCCCCCCGCTCCCAGGGTGCCGACGATGGAGGTGGCCGCCATCGTGGTGCCGTCGGTCGCCGAATCTGCGCTCACATCAGCTTTCCAACCAGCATCGGCGGCGGTGGCCATCCGCGGCCTCGGTCCGAGCACGGTGCTCCAACTCCCGGGGCGGGCCGACCGCGCCCTCGCCGCCATGGCGCACCTGGCCCATCGGGTGCCCGTCTTCACCGGTCAGCTAGGCCGCGACCTGGATCGGGTGGCCGGGGACCTGGAGGCACTGTTGGGTCGGGCGGTGGCGGAATCGGCAGGAATGGCGCCGTGACCTATCGGCACGCACAACCCCAAACGGTCGAGCCGGATCCCACGTTGCGCCCGCTTCCCGCACTGGTATCGGTGGTGATTCCGGTCCACGACGGCGGTCCGTTGCTGGCCGAGGCGGTGCAGAGCGTGGCGACCCAATCGCTGCCACCCGGCGTGGAACTGGAGGTGATCGTGGTCGACGATGGGTCGACCGACGGTGCCCCGGCCGCACTCGCCGCCCAGGGTCACCAGGTCGTGGTTCTCAACCAGGACCGAGCCGGGCCATCGGCTGCTCGCAACCTGGGCCTGGCTGCGGCCAATGGGGACCTGGTGGCCTTCCTCGACGCCGATGACCGCTGGGTCCCCGACAAGCTGGCCATTCAGATCAGCCACCTCCGGTCCGGCGCTTGTGACGTCTCCCTTGGACGGCAACAGGTGAGCCTTCTCCACGGCGTCGAGCACCCCGACTGGGTCGACCAGATGCCGCAGTGGATGCCTCATTCGTGGCGGGAACGCGTGTCAGGTCAGATCCCGCTGTCGACCATGGTCCTAGCGAGAGAGCTTTTCGAACGGATCGGTCCGTTCGACGAGGGTCTCAGACACGGCGAGGATGTGGACTGGATCCTTCGCGCCACCGAATCGGGTTTGTGCGTCGACGTGGTGGGCCAGGTGGTGCTGGAGCGAAGGATCCACCATGGAAACCTCAGCCACGACACCGCGGCCATGACCCGCGGCATGCTTTCCGTGCTGGCCCGGCGAGCGGCCCGGAACCGGACCGAGGCGGCGCACGATGAGCCAGGTTTGGTATCGGTGAGCGTCGTGGTGCCGTTGCGCCATCACGCCGACCTCCTCGGTGAGGCCCTTGCCAGTGTGGCGGCCCAGGGTGACCTGGTTGGCGAGGTGATAGTCATCGACGACGGGTCGACCGAGGTCGATTCACACACCATCGGACAGATCTGCCGTCAGGCCGGAGTCCGGCGCGCTCGCCAGTCACCCCGCGGTGCGGCGGCAGCTCGCAACCTCGGGGCCCGTCTGGCCACCGGGTCTCACCTGTTGTTCCTCGACGCCGACGATCGGTTGGCTTCGGGCGCGGTGGCTGCTTTGGTCGAGACCATGGATGCTCCCGATGTCGTTCCTGGCGAGGTGGCTGCATTGGGGTTCACCGAGGAGTTCGGCGACGGAGTCGTAGCCGGACATCGACACAGAGCCCCATTGACAGCTCAGGTCCGGCTGTTGGGCGCCATGCTCGTGCCCCGGCGCAGGTTTCGTGCCATCGGTGGGTTCGATGAGGACCTGGGCCGGGCCGAGGGTCTGGATCTGGTTCACCGGGCCGTCGCCAGCGGCATGACGGTGCTCGAAACGGACGCGTTGGTCCTGCATCGCAGACTCCATACCGCCAATGGTGGGGTAGGTGCCGGCACCGCCGACTACCTGACCGTGGCCCGACGAGCGATCGAACGAAACCGGAGGACCCCGGGTTGA
- the leuA gene encoding 2-isopropylmalate synthase produces MPPQPATPKKMPFEKYEPYIPLDLGDRTWPDNRLTQAPMWCAVDLRDGNQALIDPMDPARKLKMFKTLVAMGYKEIEVGFPSASQTDFDFVRQLIEEDLVPADVTIQVLTQCREDLIRRTYESIRGAREAIVHFYNSTSTLQRKVVFGLDKDGITEIAVNAAKLCRKLEEEIPDTLVRYEYSPESYTGTEVDYAVEICDAVAEVIEPTPAKKLIMNLPATVEMYTPNLYADTIEWFLRTVRNRDSITLSLHPHNDRGCAVAAAELGVLAGADRVEGCLFGNGERTGNVDLVTLGLNLFSQGVDPGIDFSDIDAIRRVAEYCNRLPVHERHPYAGDLVYTAFSGSHQDAIKKGFSALYAEADAAGRGRDYVTWGVPYLPIDPAHVGRTYEAVIRVNSQSGKGGVAYIMEMEHGFALPRRLQIEFSKTIQAITEDSGTEISPASMWDAFSGEYLHENPHYRLRSHELTTSSDGDSKITAQVEVDGTPATVTGTGNGPIAAFVDAIRTQLDVDIDVVDYHQHSLGAGAGATAVCYVETVDRDGTTRWGVGMDPNTATASLKAVLGAATRAHVNP; encoded by the coding sequence ATGCCTCCCCAGCCCGCCACCCCCAAGAAGATGCCGTTCGAGAAGTACGAGCCGTACATCCCCCTCGACCTCGGCGACCGCACGTGGCCGGACAACCGTCTCACCCAGGCGCCGATGTGGTGCGCGGTGGACCTGCGCGACGGCAACCAAGCCCTGATCGATCCGATGGACCCGGCCCGCAAACTCAAGATGTTCAAGACCCTGGTGGCCATGGGCTACAAGGAGATCGAGGTCGGGTTCCCCTCGGCCAGCCAGACCGACTTCGACTTCGTCCGCCAGCTCATCGAAGAGGACCTGGTACCGGCCGACGTCACCATCCAGGTGCTCACCCAGTGCCGCGAGGACCTGATTCGACGCACCTATGAGTCCATCCGCGGGGCCCGCGAAGCGATCGTCCACTTCTACAACTCGACGTCCACCCTCCAGCGCAAGGTGGTGTTCGGCCTGGACAAGGACGGCATCACCGAGATCGCCGTCAACGCCGCCAAGCTGTGCCGCAAGCTGGAAGAGGAGATCCCCGACACGCTGGTCCGCTACGAGTACTCACCCGAGAGCTACACCGGCACCGAGGTGGATTACGCAGTGGAGATCTGTGACGCGGTGGCCGAGGTGATCGAACCCACGCCGGCCAAGAAGCTGATCATGAACCTGCCGGCCACCGTCGAGATGTACACCCCCAACCTGTATGCCGACACCATCGAATGGTTCCTGCGCACCGTCCGCAACCGTGATTCGATCACCCTGTCGCTGCACCCCCACAACGACCGGGGCTGCGCCGTGGCCGCCGCCGAACTGGGCGTGCTAGCTGGAGCCGACCGGGTGGAGGGATGCCTGTTCGGCAACGGCGAACGCACCGGCAACGTCGACCTGGTGACCCTGGGCCTCAACCTGTTTAGCCAGGGCGTGGATCCGGGCATCGACTTCTCCGACATCGACGCCATCCGCCGGGTGGCCGAGTACTGCAACCGCCTGCCCGTGCACGAGCGCCACCCCTACGCCGGTGACCTGGTGTACACGGCGTTCTCGGGATCGCATCAAGACGCCATCAAGAAGGGCTTCTCTGCCCTCTACGCCGAGGCCGACGCCGCCGGCCGGGGCCGGGACTATGTGACCTGGGGCGTGCCCTACCTGCCCATCGATCCCGCCCACGTCGGCCGCACCTACGAAGCTGTGATCCGGGTCAACAGCCAGTCCGGCAAGGGTGGGGTGGCCTACATCATGGAGATGGAGCACGGCTTCGCCCTGCCCCGCCGCCTCCAGATCGAGTTCTCCAAGACCATCCAGGCCATCACCGAGGACTCGGGCACCGAGATCAGCCCCGCGTCGATGTGGGACGCCTTCTCGGGTGAGTACCTGCACGAGAACCCCCACTACCGGCTGCGCTCCCACGAGCTGACCACCTCGTCAGATGGTGACAGCAAGATCACCGCCCAGGTCGAGGTGGACGGTACCCCCGCCACGGTGACCGGTACCGGCAACGGTCCCATCGCCGCATTCGTGGATGCCATCCGCACCCAGCTCGACGTCGACATCGACGTGGTCGACTACCACCAGCACTCGCTGGGCGCGGGGGCCGGGGCCACCGCGGTCTGCTACGTGGAGACGGTGGACCGCGACGGCACCACCCGCTGGGGCGTGGGTATGGACCCCAACACCGCCACCGCCAGCCTCAAAGCCGTCCTAGGCGCAGCCACCCGAGCCCACGTCAACCCCTGA
- a CDS encoding FKBP-type peptidyl-prolyl cis-trans isomerase translates to MFCNPKGRAAALILAFTFLVGACGDSSKSLEGTVVKDGLGCTVSEVDRPTSRPAVAAAEPVTELAQKDLKKADKKACLINSEPFATVDMVGVKASDGTVFVDTFGQDHPLVVKFGTGQLIAGLENGLADMGVGGRRQITVPAEQAYGEDGDPDLGIGADETLVFVVDLVAVTREPTYCNEPRPLPSGVREGKPGAVDMPVKPWTELSTTDITPGDGATAKRDSLVTVEYVGVGCFSGSQFDSSWDREDVGIKAALADAPTVDGFTSVIPGWTDGIEGMKVGGTRQINIPSDLAYGAAGSGPDISANEPLIFVVKLVEITPPPAETTTTAPASDSSSTTTETTTADATTTTEG, encoded by the coding sequence ATGTTCTGCAACCCGAAGGGCCGCGCCGCGGCACTGATCCTGGCGTTCACCTTCCTGGTCGGCGCGTGTGGCGATTCGTCCAAGTCCTTGGAAGGCACCGTGGTCAAAGACGGCCTCGGGTGCACCGTCTCCGAGGTCGACCGCCCCACCTCTCGGCCGGCGGTGGCCGCCGCCGAGCCGGTCACCGAGCTGGCCCAAAAGGACCTGAAGAAGGCAGACAAGAAGGCCTGCCTGATCAACTCCGAACCGTTCGCCACCGTCGACATGGTGGGGGTCAAGGCTTCTGACGGCACCGTGTTCGTGGACACCTTCGGCCAGGACCATCCGCTGGTGGTCAAGTTCGGTACCGGCCAGCTCATCGCCGGTCTGGAGAACGGGTTGGCCGACATGGGAGTGGGGGGTCGTCGCCAGATCACCGTGCCCGCCGAGCAGGCCTACGGCGAGGACGGAGACCCCGACCTGGGGATCGGTGCCGATGAGACCCTGGTGTTCGTGGTCGACCTGGTGGCCGTGACCCGAGAACCCACCTACTGCAACGAGCCCCGCCCGCTTCCGTCTGGGGTCCGTGAGGGCAAGCCCGGTGCGGTGGACATGCCGGTCAAGCCGTGGACCGAGCTGTCCACCACCGACATCACCCCCGGCGATGGTGCCACCGCCAAGCGTGATTCGCTGGTCACGGTGGAGTACGTGGGCGTCGGTTGCTTCTCGGGTAGCCAGTTCGACTCGTCGTGGGACCGTGAAGACGTGGGGATCAAGGCCGCCCTGGCCGATGCGCCCACCGTCGACGGTTTCACCTCGGTGATCCCCGGTTGGACCGACGGCATCGAGGGCATGAAGGTCGGCGGTACCCGTCAGATCAACATCCCCTCCGATCTGGCCTATGGCGCCGCCGGGTCCGGTCCCGACATCTCGGCCAACGAACCGCTGATCTTCGTGGTGAAGCTCGTGGAGATCACTCCGCCTCCGGCCGAGACCACCACGACCGCGCCAGCCAGCGACTCCTCCTCCACCACAACTGAGACGACAACCGCTGACGCCACGACCACCACCGAGGGGTAG
- a CDS encoding nucleotidyltransferase family protein, which produces MNGADRLLLQATLGTPGEARAAWERLRPEFDFEALTGENYRLAPLLGWNLERAGLEPADDVDLARLLGLTRRTWVQSQRHLAMLGNVSDLLAEAGVRAVAIKGAAMLRVAYPELGLRPMEDLDVLVELRDMERAGVALAAAGGVQVHVASDGHAAMWSMPGGIEVDLHVHLNPWMIEAAGGPALAAVHRHAVRVDLPDGRSAMVADPADQLLVTFLHGLRGTSARLRWMADAVFLARSGNVDWDHFTAQAERFAVTGLAVRAADFVADATGTAVVPVDVVERMRSTSWTVLDRLTLAAMDRDRFPNVLRAAVFDLHSLAAGERLRAAPRVMSARLEASSPTGAIVAAARRGPAYVWSSVSGARSGRRRSAPGPWNPRRVLVTGADGPTDWRVSDALESSSRQVVRLDRAMGIDVRRPTHVEPAVTGCDAVLHLASIPWNASWRSSLATNVWGTVVVLRAARRAGVARVIYVSSFQVTGAFMGRAAPARLPFDERHPKRPSTPYAHSKLWAEYVCRLLAVVDRSVSVVVVRPPAVWEEERFERERLKWEADETRQWRPFWEYGAFIHVDDLVDLLVQAVEEPLAPGYEEVTVSGPDSASLWPTWDLVQRLHPGVAWRSGRDREVVENEPFAPLVDSSRAEALFGWTPTRAFHDHQASQGQ; this is translated from the coding sequence TTGAACGGTGCCGACCGATTGTTGCTCCAGGCCACCCTCGGAACGCCCGGAGAAGCACGGGCCGCGTGGGAGCGCCTGAGGCCGGAGTTCGACTTCGAAGCGTTGACCGGTGAGAACTACCGACTCGCACCGCTGCTCGGGTGGAACCTGGAGCGGGCGGGTCTGGAACCTGCCGACGATGTCGACCTGGCCCGCCTGCTCGGTCTGACCCGGCGAACCTGGGTGCAGTCCCAGCGCCATCTGGCCATGCTCGGAAACGTCTCGGATCTGTTGGCCGAGGCCGGGGTTCGAGCGGTCGCCATCAAAGGTGCAGCGATGCTGCGGGTGGCTTACCCCGAACTCGGCTTGCGTCCCATGGAGGACCTCGATGTCCTCGTCGAGCTCCGAGACATGGAACGTGCCGGCGTTGCCCTGGCCGCGGCCGGAGGTGTTCAGGTCCACGTGGCATCCGATGGCCACGCCGCCATGTGGTCGATGCCGGGGGGGATCGAGGTCGACCTTCACGTCCACCTCAACCCCTGGATGATCGAGGCGGCCGGCGGGCCCGCCCTGGCTGCCGTCCATCGTCACGCTGTCCGGGTTGATCTTCCCGACGGACGGTCGGCGATGGTGGCCGATCCCGCCGATCAGCTCCTGGTCACGTTCCTGCACGGGCTCCGAGGCACTAGCGCCCGGCTGCGGTGGATGGCCGATGCCGTGTTCCTGGCTCGCTCCGGCAACGTCGACTGGGACCACTTCACCGCCCAGGCCGAGCGATTCGCGGTCACAGGTCTGGCGGTTCGGGCTGCCGATTTCGTGGCGGACGCCACCGGTACTGCGGTGGTGCCCGTTGATGTGGTCGAGCGCATGCGTTCCACCAGTTGGACCGTGCTCGACCGACTGACCCTTGCCGCCATGGATCGCGATCGGTTCCCGAACGTGTTGCGCGCCGCGGTGTTCGACCTGCACTCGCTGGCGGCTGGCGAGCGTCTCCGCGCGGCGCCGAGGGTGATGTCGGCCCGTCTCGAAGCCAGCTCTCCCACCGGTGCGATCGTCGCTGCGGCCCGTCGAGGTCCGGCCTATGTGTGGTCAAGTGTGAGCGGTGCTCGGTCGGGCCGGCGTCGAAGTGCTCCTGGTCCGTGGAACCCGCGCCGGGTGCTGGTCACCGGGGCCGACGGTCCTACTGATTGGCGGGTGTCGGATGCGCTGGAGTCGTCTTCCCGACAAGTGGTGCGGCTGGATCGGGCTATGGGCATCGACGTACGGCGCCCGACTCATGTGGAGCCGGCAGTGACCGGTTGCGATGCTGTTCTCCACCTGGCGTCGATTCCGTGGAACGCCTCGTGGAGGTCGTCGCTGGCCACCAACGTGTGGGGCACGGTCGTGGTGCTGCGCGCTGCTCGTCGGGCCGGGGTCGCTCGAGTGATCTACGTCTCCAGCTTCCAGGTCACCGGCGCGTTCATGGGCCGGGCCGCGCCGGCCCGGCTGCCCTTCGACGAACGCCATCCCAAGCGGCCGTCCACCCCCTACGCCCATTCCAAGCTGTGGGCCGAGTACGTATGCCGTCTGCTCGCTGTCGTCGACCGTTCCGTGTCGGTCGTGGTGGTACGCCCCCCGGCGGTGTGGGAGGAGGAACGGTTCGAACGGGAGCGGCTCAAGTGGGAAGCCGACGAGACCCGTCAGTGGCGCCCGTTCTGGGAGTACGGGGCGTTCATCCACGTGGACGACCTGGTGGACCTGCTGGTGCAGGCCGTCGAAGAACCGCTGGCCCCCGGCTACGAGGAGGTCACGGTCTCCGGTCCCGACAGCGCATCACTGTGGCCGACATGGGACCTGGTCCAACGCCTTCACCCCGGCGTGGCCTGGCGCAGCGGGCGCGACCGGGAAGTGGTGGAGAACGAACCGTTCGCTCCGCTCGTCGACTCGTCGCGGGCCGAGGCCCTCTTCGGGTGGACGCCGACCCGAGCGTTCCACGACCATCAGGCCTCCCAGGGGCAGTGA
- a CDS encoding PqqD family protein, which translates to MTDRAETTRFSIPTGTITWDEIGGEIVAINLVTGHYHSLRGSARDVFVLIDAGIGLDELIGMVAEPDAPGADVETDVRSFIAELEQAGLVVDQAPSASMPEGLGALPEIQTGGSWTAPVLETFTDLEDLMLLDPVHDVDDQGWPRAVEPIPAPDVDVEVDV; encoded by the coding sequence TTGACAGACCGCGCTGAGACCACCCGTTTCTCGATCCCGACCGGGACCATCACTTGGGATGAGATCGGCGGCGAGATCGTGGCGATCAACCTGGTCACGGGCCACTACCACTCGCTTCGGGGCTCGGCCCGTGACGTGTTCGTGCTGATCGACGCCGGCATTGGATTGGACGAGTTGATCGGGATGGTCGCAGAACCCGACGCGCCTGGCGCCGACGTCGAGACCGACGTCCGGTCTTTCATCGCGGAGCTTGAACAGGCCGGGCTCGTCGTCGACCAGGCGCCGTCCGCCTCGATGCCTGAAGGCCTCGGCGCATTACCGGAGATCCAGACCGGTGGGTCCTGGACCGCCCCGGTGTTGGAGACGTTCACCGACCTCGAGGACCTCATGCTGCTCGATCCGGTTCACGACGTGGACGACCAAGGCTGGCCTCGGGCCGTCGAGCCGATCCCGGCTCCAGACGTCGACGTAGAAGTGGATGTCTGA